tttttacaataattcgtAGAGGCTTATATTATTATAACTCTTATAAAACCATTGAGGTATGCTCTGATTCGTCAAGATTTGAACAAGTTGGtgaaaattagcaaaaaaatgtatatggGGACGTTGACGATATCATTGATACGTTGGTAAACGACGCTGAATATGTTGGCCAGGATAGATGATGATCCGAAAGTGCTTGATGACGAAATGGTATAGGTAGCTATAGGTAGCAAAAAGATAACCTGCTcaggaattttcaatttccatgCAGTGagtaaacgaattttttaaccTCTTTCAAGATAAAATGCCTAAATTTACGATCACGGAGAGAATTTTTATACCTGAATTCCAACTAAAATATTATGTACTACCTACGCGTTGAGCAAATgccgaaaaaaactttgatctataataaaattatatttttattctgaaaacaACTCAAGGTTCCGTTTCTCTTTCATGTTTCATAATATAATTCTATACTCTTTATCCTGacgtcgttatttaacgacagGATAAAAAGTATGGACGAAAACATCTGCGTcgggatcatttttttttccagcatgaTGCCGGAGCACCATGACAAGCTGCCTGAAAGCTCGAGTCGGACCTGTTGGTTGGCCATCGACCCATTCAGCGGCTTCGGGAAGTGCGCCGGGCTCGAGTTCCGACGAGTCAACGCGAATAGCGATGTTTTCCGACCCCGCATTGAGCTTATCCATCGCGCTTTGAGCCTGTTGGCTTTGTAATACCAAATGTCCGACGGCGTCCTGGTCTTGGCGCGAAAGGAAGCCGCTTTTCCAACTGCCACGGGAGTAATTTTCGACGCTTTCCGTCGGTCCCGTGGCTGCAGGATGCGAGGCATGGCCACGCGGGTGTCCGGATAACCCACCGGGATGGCAACGACCCTGCTGCGAAGCATCGATTATCCTTTTCGCATCTTGCGGTCTTGTACCGTTGTAACGCGCACCACCAACGAGGAGAGCTATTCGttcgcatttttctttttttgcaaTCGTTTTGATACGATGAGCGAGGGATCGCGAGTGTTGGCGCATATGcgcgatcgttttttttcttaattcgGGCGCAACAACATGACCGATTTGGTCGGCAACCACACTGAAGAGACAGTCGTTTAACGAACTTGCTTCGTTATCACGAGGTTCGACGTTTCCTCTCAAGGTCCAATGGCCTTGAATATCATCCGGACCCGGCTCGTGATATTCTATATTAATAGGTTCAACCGCCGTTCTCGTTTTTCCGACCTTTCGGCTATTTTCACTGTCCGACATCCAAACTCTGATCGGCTTTTGTATGGTAGCGCTCAACGAGCTCAAATGGACTAAACCCGCTGGCCCATTTGCTTCCAAATCAGCGATAACTCTTTCAGCCTGTTTCAACGATTCCGTTGAAACGATACCGTCGAAAATTGAACAGCACGACGGCAACGAGTAGAAAGACCCGTCGTCGCGACTATTCAAATTTACAGTATCGAAATTCTGGGCATTGACCAACGCGCTGGCGCTCGTATCAGTCGGCAATTCGTTGCGTAGCGTCGAGGCTTCGTGAGATCCCCCGAACGCaacggattcgttttcttCTGTGTTGATTATATCGCTTACGGACTCCTCCAAAATTGCAAGAATCTTCTCGTCCGTAATGACGCCGTCCACGTCGAGGAGCCCGTTTTCACGATTCGTTTCATTTTCCGGTACTAATTTAATTAGAGAAGTTCTAACTTCGATTCTCCGATCCAAAGCATTTTCCAATGCGCGCAATCCTGCCAGAGCTTCCTCCTCAATGTCCACTGTATTCGTTTCGTCAATCGACGATTCCAGGCTCGCCATTTCTATTTTCGTTATTAAATTTTACCgaaacattgatttttttttttttttttaattcgtacggggataattaaaaaaaaaccacgcACTCGTGAGCCGAAAATTATTCATTGCAATCACATATCTACGGAAAATTTAATGTGAAGCAGCATTGCTGAAGAAACTGACAGACTTagggaaatatatttttttttgtttcaccaATGCCAACTCGGATCGGAtcgccgcgcgcgcgcgcgcgcgatcgaCTTATTTCACATTGCTGTTGTCTACTAACTAAATATGTCTCATAGTTTACGATTAATACGCGATAATCGCCATCTATCCttttaatcattaatttattCTGAAAAGTGGGAATCTATCGTACGTTATTCGCGCGCTTCGGTtattgaaaaacgaagaaatcgATGCTTGATTAAGTatagaataaaaagaatgaaaagatGCATAAAGAAATGGGGAGAAATTCATTGGAAAGTAAATATTAGGTGCTGGGAATAAGCGCAGCGCAGCGCCGGGCAAGAGGGAGGGCGAGAGAGTGCGGCGGGGACAGGTGCAGCAGCGGCGTCGGGAGGAAAGGTGGGGGGCGACTCCCTCGCTGAGTTGTTGGAGAGTTCGGTGCGGTATCTTGAGACTCCTCGACTCGCGATGCTTTGAGCCATCAGTACCGGTGCGAGCACCTATTAGCGATGTGCGCGCGCGTATCTCCGGACATCCACTCATGAATAAACCGATTTTTCGATGACGACAGTTACGATCGTGGAAACGATATTTCACTATTCAGGAGTACAAGTTTCTATGTGAATCCCATGGAATGCTCGGAGTAGACTCGACATTCTCTTATCATGGCAGCATTTCGTCTCAATTTTACggaataataatgatattcgATATTCTAGTAGTGTAtgtgtatttttcattgaaatagtGCTTTTGTCGCAAGGTCAGTTGGATAAAGGCGCTGTATATAACCAGTAGCAGCAGAGAGAGTGGGCGAGGGCGGCGAGAAAGACGGATCGGAGATTTTCGTGAACGGGCCAATTGTCGAAAAGATCGGTTGTTGGGGGGCGCGTCGATAGCcgcgaaaaataagcaacgcGGTGCAAGCGTGTGTTGCGCAATCCCAATGTGTTTGTGCGTTTATGTTCAATCGGCAGACATGTTCTCCAACCGATGAATCTCGGactgcgataaaaaaaaaaaatgaatcgcaTGAAAAGTGTGTGTTTTGTAATCGCATATGCTTATAATGGTTTTGCGAATTCACGGTGATTTCGACGCGTGTGCTGGTGAATCCGCGAGAAAGTGACGCCGTATTATTCTACGAATTCTATAGAGTCAAGTGAAATTCGTACACGTCGGTtggaggggcggggggggggggggggggggggtggagTGGAGGCGCGCGACATTTGATTGCTTTATCGTTCTATCCTCGTTCAACACCGTGCCGACAATCGTCATTTTCATAGTCGTGGTGTTTCAAATTGTTCTTAAAACGTGCACGCAGTGAAAAATATATGTTCGTGTTGCctcaatattttgtttttcgtttttcttttatcgcGTCATTCAAACAAGCTTGAATAGAAACGTGGTTTTAAAATTCGTTTCTCTCTCATAATTGCGCTGTGAGCAATCTGGATTAATCAACAAGTTGCATGGTCAAGTTTGCAACTGCTTCTCGCAACGCCCGTGAGTTCTTCTTCGAATATACAAATAGTAGCAACAATATTGTTTTCTCACTCCTatgtcattttttaattacagCATCGTTGTTGTTCTAACGAACGACACGCGTTATTGGAGAATCGTTTCCGCCGCAAACATATGATTATgatatcgatgaaaatatcttgaaaaatatgggaatataaTATACGAATTTATGGAATAAcaggaatgactaaaatttgaCTCGTACGCGACAAAATTTCTTGAAACTCGATGGCCGCAGCTGCCGAGATCCTTTGTATATAGCTTCTTTTCAACGACGCCGCGCGCAATTCGTGTTTGTATGCGATATACGTACGCACCGCGCGCGTTCAATATAATCGGTAAGCATAAACCTATCTCTACgctaaaaaagagagaaaataagaaGCCTCTTCAAGTATACTTTTTGTTAATGAATAAGGAACAATAATAATTCACTAACCGTCGAGAATGAATTTGTTAGATATATTGTTAgatatttgtagaatattttgTTCCCTATATACAAGCTGGAGGTGCGTATATAGTGTGTTTACGTGTACTGCTCACGATCTCGAAACGCGAAATGGACGACGGGACGGGGTGGATTCCTGCTATACCGTGCGCAACACACATTTTCGCATATATACTCTCTCTCATGCACAGGCGGGATGGCGCACCGCACACATGTATCTGCGCGTATATTATCCTTACTTTCTCAAGCACGTACGCGTAAACGTAAGCCGCCGCCGCCGTCGCCGCCGATGCATATACGTATGTGTACACATATGCAGGAGTGAATGTGCGGCGCGCGGTATACGCGGGTACTGCTACTGGTGCACGTACGCAGGGAATTGCGATGTGGCAATGCGTCGTTTCCAGCGGCGGAGATAAGCCTCTTCTTCTCCCTCCCTTATCACCttcttttcacattttccCCTTTCTCTTCATTCTTTCGTTATACACTTGCCCAGCgagtttttttcctcctttttctaaataaataatatttatgaaagaaaatttcaagagtTTTGCCAACTTTGATTTTCGATTGTTTCGAGTATATTTTTCACGCGACGTGTTATCGCGCAAGCGTacttggaaaaagaaaagccCTCCGGGTCTCTCGGGTACACTCTCTCTCACGCATTTATTTTGCAGGCAGCAGACCGTGCGAGACATCATCGCAGGCGCTTACGCGCGAGCAAGCACCGCACCGCGCGCTATAGAGGAGAGACTTTATTCGTGCATGATCTTTTCCACGATCGCTAcgcttctttctcttttttttttcctattcctATCTTACTCTTGCCGCTCGCGACGATTTATACCATTACTCGAGACGATTTATAATCGGAGGTTTTCACGCTCCCGAGATCATCTAATTCCGCACATAAACTCCAGATCGTTCCAAGTCGCCCTCACGATCGGTGCATTTACGACGAAGCTATAATTTATACGGCTGCACTATAACCGATCGGTTTACCGTATAGCCACGAGTCCAAAACACACGTTCCGCGCGCATTACCGGATTCTGCTTATGGGTCTCCGTAGGATCGACAAACGCGATTGAAATTCGACCTTGAACGACgatgagaaaaatcattccGGATATAGAGGCTCGCGTTCGTGCtccatttttcatcgtattgCCGATCCAACGGAggttttgagaattttcgaaactcgTCGATACCTCGACGAATATGCTCAAAAGAAACGTGGCTATTTTCTCTCAAGCAAAATTCTATTGCCCAACTTTTTATCTCTcattcattaaaaatcttcCATCATTATGATAAGTAGGTTGTTATAAATGCCTCGCGAACGCCGTGGGGTGTCCCCCGCTACCTTAGTAATCATTCATACCGCTTTTGGGGCTTCGAATTGGTCGCTCAACGATGATTTAATTTTGCAGGCCCTACATATTTTTGAGGAATACGTTTGAGACTTCGAATCAGAAGGATTTTCAGTAGAGCGAAGAATGAATGTGGTGCGATGTAATAGCAAATGTTTCGCTCGAGCATATCCGAAGAATCGCCTGTGTATTTttagtgaaaataattatgctCCGGCTGGCCAATTCTATTAATGTGGCCAACTCCTCCTGTGAATTCATGCATTTACGAAAGccaaggttttttttttctccatgaaaattaaaaacgcgAACCCCTTGCGTTGCGTTAAATTTCGTAATGTTTATTTATCGATAAGCGTCGTCTCAGACGCTCGTCTGCTCGTAACGAGACCGCAAGGGATAAGCTTTCTTTTAGATTTGTCATTGTGTACCAATTAATTCACGCTGCAATATGCGCAGTCTCGCGATACTAGCATTTggctattgttttttttttcgctatttCCCGTCTATGACTTGCGCGTACTGCCTATACTTCTCGCGCCGGAAATTCTGCATTCTCGTCGACAATCGGTTTTTCTGTATGCACTCGTATCAAGGGCCCTCTCCGTTTCGAAATAATTATTGCACAATCCGTAATATACAGCGATATACAAATTACACGtgcagattatttttttgatttttggttTCTGGGAAAAACGTCGcttgtttgaattttccaccgtccaaaatatttacacggagagaaaaaaaatagtaggaattactatgctgccatggtattgggattctatatcgcccattttggaggtttttaccaaaaacattgtaatttcctagtcaattctgaatgaaaactttcaaattgatgcgtattttgctgtgacaaaggtttaaactgtcCTATTTTTTCCTATACATAGTTTACCAAGGAaatgttataaaaaatttatcttgACTCGCGATGATGAACTGCGcgtcaagtagaattattatgccgtTTTTCTATGCTtggtactgttttcacaattgaaatttacagttgaacatagtaaaatttgaggagctcgaacacaagcatcgatcataTACGCCAAAatgtgtttagaaatttactatggtaaataacagaatttcattcgcaattgtacgataatataccgaccgatatacatatatgtgtaTACCGATATATTTGCATGTCTTGACATcacacatcaattttcatcgagtcgctttacaaaaaatcactatgtatgtatgtatgtttgtaagaattaataaatattactaGAACCCTGCTTCTATGGCACCATAGtaatttttagtgaaattttttctccgtgtacctaaacaagagagagggaaaaggaaaaatcgatcgatcttGATCGATACAGTCGATGGATGAACGCGCGGACAAGATCGAGATCGTTCGTGCGTGACCGAGGCAGTCGTCTTGTTTGTTGACTGACCGTTGTTGTGCCTTGCTGTGCGGCGCGCCCTTCTGCTTTCTGCTGCTTCGACTACGACgcgatatagatatatatatatatatatatatagacacAATATATCGTTCCAACGGTGGTCGCGAGTGTCCCTCAACGAGACCGCAGAATCGAAAActttattcttctttttctttatcaatCTCGTTTTTCCGTGGCGTCGTTCGATCGTTTTTGGCATTTTTATGAGGAGACCATTCGTATTCACGCGCAACGACATGGTGTATTTAATCGTCTGCTCGGGGGCACCGCGGCGCCAACGAAACGAGACGACGGTTTTTTCGATATTCGCGCTCGCCATATATACTTAACCCTCGAATAAATATACACGGTGCTCCCCGCTCCGCGGTGGtcagaaataaaatagaaaaatggaaGCAGCGTGCAGCGAGAAAGGTAGGGTGGGGGGTCGAAGGAAAGAAGGAAAAGCGAGAGCGTGAGATAGACTTTGCTCTCGTGTTGTGGGCCTGGATATGATAATTCGCCCGACCGcgccgttttttctttctattctcTTCTCATCCTTTTCTCGTATATTTTGCTTTATAAATTGCGCCTCTGGACTACTCTCTTCCACCAAGGCTTTCTTCGGGAGAGAGGCCAAATGCTCCGAGCGACGAACGAGCGAGGCGAGGGCCGGCGGATCGCGCGGGCGTGTTTCAAACACGGACTCGGCACATGTAAGTTGCGAGTTGCGAGAGCGCGCGTACAATACCGTCAGAAAGTTTGCCAACATTCATGCGAGACgcttgtttttttctgttgacGAAAGACTCGAAATTTTCAGTACTCATTCAGTTTCCGCACTGCTGGTTATCATaattttgccaatttttctacTGGCTCCTGGTGCATGCTGGGCTCCTTCCGTTCCTGATCGCGCGCAGAGAAgctgttgaaaatttgactgaaATAACGCCGAGGGACGGTTATTGGTTGGTCATGAACGGAGAGAACGAGAAATATAAGAAATAACGAATATAACTGTTTTCTCTATACCAAACTTTCATGTCAGACACACTATAGAGCGTCCATACGTTGGTGCGTATGCATGCGCGTGCGCAGATCTGCGCGGGCACAAACTTATGCGTATACTTACGTATATCAAAAGTTGAGACGTGTAGAAGAAACTCTTTTAAAGCGTGTGCGAGAGAGTATCTCGCGCGCGCGACGATAATTTATTCCACGATCGTAAAGTCTGCTGCCACGACGGTCGAGACATAGCCATGTAGCACCAGTAGGAGCCAAGAAAAGAAGAATCCTCTTTCCCTCGTCCGTTGTCGTAGCAGAGAGGACACACCGCGTTCCTCGCTTCATAGCTTAACGACCGTTTTTTCTCCTGACAGTttgaatttacgaaaaaacgaCCCCTTATCGTGCGTATAGAGTTGACGATACTTTTGACGaaaatgaagttgaaaaaaaattgattgatccACGAGTTACCGCGAGAATATATTATTGTGAGAGCCTCGCCGCATCAGTTTTTCACTCGCTCCGATATCAAAGTCCCAGCACTCCCAgaaatttttggtaaaaaatcaaaaatggaTATCCTCGCGCCATTCATCAATAATATAATTTATAATCCTCCAAGATAATTCCTGCTCTCGTATAAATAATCGCTCTCGTAAATTAACATCCCATTAATTCGTGTCTAATCGTAATAATCGCTCATAACCCGAGTTCCATATAGTATATATACTGTCTATATTACAAATGCGCCGTATTTAAAGAggaaatgtagaaaaaagtgAGCGGCGGTGGTTTACACCTGCGTACCCGATGAAACGTTGGAGATATGCACGGTGCGTTTACTATGGTTATTTCGCAAATGTTTCATTAATCTATCCTGCCGGATTCCCTGATTAAAGGTGTTATTATGATCGATGGTAAATCTTAATCGCCGTATCGATCCATCTGGGAACCAGATTGAAAACTATTAGCCGCGGTCGACGATAAATCGTTCTCGTATATTATATCGATTAATTACTCGTTCGAGCCCGGCGACTTGGTTTTACGACAAAATATTTAGCTCTTCCCGTCGCAATTTCATATTCCACGTCatgtttgtttttgttttttttttttttttgctttgctTTGCTTCGCAAGCGTGAGGGATTTCGCGcgaaaatatcaattattcAGGTTGAACCTCCTTACATATATGAGACACAAATAAACGCGCATGAAAATACATGCGATTTCGAGATAATAAAACGCGCGCCATATAAC
The window above is part of the Venturia canescens isolate UGA chromosome 5, ASM1945775v1, whole genome shotgun sequence genome. Proteins encoded here:
- the LOC122411659 gene encoding uncharacterized protein, with product MALKQQQQQQQSFETSLMNSYSQTLPLNSTQIHGSIRRLRFTIDHNNTFNQGIRQDRLMKHLRNNHKMASLESSIDETNTVDIEEEALAGLRALENALDRRIEVRTSLIKLVPENETNRENGLLDVDGVITDEKILAILEESVSDIINTEENESVAFGGSHEASTLRNELPTDTSASALVNAQNFDTVNLNSRDDGSFYSLPSCCSIFDGIVSTESLKQAERVIADLEANGPAGLVHLSSLSATIQKPIRVWMSDSENSRKVGKTRTAVEPINIEYHEPGPDDIQGHWTLRGNVEPRDNEASSLNDCLFSVVADQIGHVVAPELRKKTIAHMRQHSRSLAHRIKTIAKKEKCERIALLVGGARYNGTRPQDAKRIIDASQQGRCHPGGLSGHPRGHASHPAATGPTESVENYSRGSWKSGFLSRQDQDAVGHLVLQSQQAQSAMDKLNAGSENIAIRVDSSELEPGALPEAAEWVDGQPTGPTRAFRQLVMVLRHHAGKKNDPDADVFVHTFYPVVK